A window from Vulcanimicrobium alpinum encodes these proteins:
- a CDS encoding thiamine pyrophosphate-dependent dehydrogenase E1 component subunit alpha has product MLSAPARTELGVALLRTMIRIRVLEEGIEKHFLAGDIPGFAHLSIGQEAVAAGVCANLRADDAIASTHRGHGHTLAKGTSMRAMVAELFARATGVCRGKGGSMHIADFSVGMLGANGVVAGGFGLVAGAALSAVQRKTDQVAVCFFGDGATNRGPFHENLNLCAIWNLPAIFVLENNRYASTTSTAETMKIADVSIRAAGYGIPATIVDGFDAFAVYDALAAATARARSGGGPTFVECKTFRARGHYIGDPERYRRKGEADDVMQSDDPIVRMQAGLGDALSPDAFERLWNDARDEFADAVAFARNSPAPERDEAFFGVFSGDRDPADPVHRIEARERDALVPFAPQVGSGSQGSGH; this is encoded by the coding sequence ATGCTTTCCGCGCCCGCGCGTACCGAGCTCGGCGTCGCGCTGCTGCGCACGATGATCCGCATCCGCGTCCTGGAGGAGGGGATCGAAAAGCATTTCCTCGCCGGCGACATCCCGGGCTTCGCGCACCTCTCGATCGGCCAGGAAGCCGTCGCCGCCGGCGTGTGCGCGAACCTGCGCGCCGACGACGCGATCGCGTCGACGCATCGCGGTCACGGGCACACGCTCGCGAAGGGGACGTCGATGCGCGCGATGGTCGCCGAACTCTTCGCGCGCGCGACCGGCGTCTGCCGCGGCAAGGGCGGCTCGATGCACATCGCCGATTTCAGCGTCGGGATGCTCGGCGCGAACGGCGTCGTCGCCGGCGGCTTCGGCCTGGTAGCGGGCGCCGCGCTCTCGGCGGTGCAGCGGAAGACCGATCAGGTCGCGGTCTGCTTCTTCGGCGACGGCGCGACGAACCGCGGACCGTTCCACGAGAACCTCAACCTGTGCGCGATCTGGAACCTGCCGGCGATCTTCGTGCTCGAGAACAACCGCTACGCGTCGACGACCTCGACCGCCGAGACGATGAAGATCGCCGACGTATCGATCCGTGCCGCCGGATACGGTATCCCGGCGACGATCGTCGACGGGTTCGACGCGTTCGCCGTCTACGACGCGCTCGCGGCAGCGACGGCGCGCGCGCGCTCCGGCGGCGGCCCGACGTTCGTGGAGTGCAAGACGTTCCGCGCGCGCGGCCACTACATCGGCGATCCCGAACGCTACCGGCGCAAGGGTGAGGCCGACGATGTGATGCAGTCCGACGACCCGATTGTGCGGATGCAGGCCGGGCTCGGGGACGCGCTCTCGCCCGACGCGTTCGAGCGGCTGTGGAACGACGCGCGGGACGAGTTCGCCGACGCGGTCGCGTTCGCGCGCAACTCGCCGGCACCCGAACGCGACGAGGCGTTCTTCGGCGTCTTCTCCGGCGACCGCGATCCGGCCGATCCGGTCCACCGCATCGAAGCGCGCGAGCGCGACGCGCTCGTCCCGTTCGCGCCGCAGGTCGGCAGCGGCTCGCAGGGGAGCGGACACTGA
- a CDS encoding alpha-ketoacid dehydrogenase subunit beta, which produces MATMTFSEATLAAMREEMRRDPTVFLMGEDIAKQGGIFGQFKGLPQEFGFDRVRDTPISEAALVGAGVGAALTGCRPVVDMHFADFITCAMDEVVNQAAKLRYMFGEQCRVPMTLRAPDGITKSAGSQHSQALEGWFVHTPGLEVVIPADAEDAKGLLKAAIRSDNPTLYFEHKALFPVKGAVPDDDFVIPLGKAKTMRDGRDVAIVTYGITVGRALEAATMLEADGIDATVINLRTVWPLDYDAIADAAARTHRVVVAHEAVKIGGVGAEIASFIGEACFDDLDGPVVRLGAAHVPVPFAPVLQEAVYPKAPAIADAARRLVRREL; this is translated from the coding sequence ATGGCGACGATGACGTTTTCCGAGGCGACGCTCGCCGCGATGCGCGAGGAGATGCGGCGCGATCCGACGGTCTTCCTGATGGGCGAGGACATCGCCAAGCAAGGGGGGATCTTCGGCCAGTTCAAAGGGCTGCCGCAGGAGTTCGGCTTCGATCGGGTCCGCGACACGCCGATCTCCGAAGCGGCGCTTGTCGGCGCGGGCGTCGGCGCGGCGCTCACCGGCTGCCGTCCCGTGGTCGACATGCACTTCGCCGACTTCATCACCTGCGCGATGGACGAAGTCGTCAATCAGGCCGCCAAACTGCGCTACATGTTCGGCGAACAGTGCCGCGTGCCGATGACGCTGCGCGCGCCGGACGGGATCACCAAGTCGGCCGGCTCGCAGCACTCGCAGGCGCTCGAAGGCTGGTTCGTGCATACGCCGGGGCTCGAAGTGGTGATCCCGGCCGACGCCGAGGATGCGAAAGGCCTGCTCAAAGCGGCGATCCGCAGCGACAACCCGACGTTGTACTTCGAGCATAAAGCGCTCTTCCCGGTGAAGGGCGCCGTCCCCGACGACGACTTCGTCATCCCGCTGGGCAAGGCGAAGACGATGCGCGACGGCCGCGACGTCGCGATCGTCACCTACGGGATCACCGTGGGGCGTGCGCTCGAAGCGGCGACGATGCTCGAAGCCGACGGGATCGATGCGACGGTGATCAACCTGCGTACCGTGTGGCCGCTCGACTACGACGCGATCGCCGACGCCGCCGCGCGCACGCATCGCGTCGTCGTCGCACACGAGGCGGTGAAGATCGGCGGGGTGGGTGCCGAGATCGCCTCGTTCATCGGCGAGGCGTGCTTCGACGATCTCGACGGGCCGGTCGTGCGGCTCGGGGCCGCGCACGTCCCCGTCCCGTTCGCGCCGGTGCTGCAGGAGGCGGTGTATCCCAAAGCGCCGGCGATCGCCGACGCGGCGCGCCGTCTCGTGCGCCGCGAGCTGTAG
- a CDS encoding dihydrolipoamide acetyltransferase family protein, which produces MPAEVVMPKLGLTMESGTIARWIKTPGEHVRAGEPLVEVSTDKISYEVESPATGTVVRALGSDGDEFACGDVIGLIAVAGESETPEAAAAAAPRERVVETPLPATSPAAESVHHAVDGGRTIASPAARRLARERGVALREVRGTGPRGRITMADVAERAERRPPQPERVPSRNGFPPQLPIERRAIYRKMTDVASIPLAQVETVAVADAVKALIDARRDFRWTAFAVFAIARLLREHDRLRIDASTGAPFEALDIGVAADTPQGLIVPVVRDAGSRSLAEIEHEIQRLATAARSGTLRPDDLGGACFSLSNVGPQGIERVAPLPDPPQTAILGIGAATQRPAVVDGTLRAATMLTCVLTFDHRHVDGAPAARFLADFARACAAPGVLL; this is translated from the coding sequence GTGCCCGCCGAAGTGGTGATGCCCAAACTCGGGCTGACGATGGAGAGCGGGACGATTGCGCGCTGGATCAAGACGCCCGGCGAGCACGTGCGCGCCGGCGAACCGCTGGTCGAAGTCTCGACCGACAAGATCTCCTACGAAGTCGAGTCGCCGGCGACGGGGACCGTCGTGCGCGCTCTCGGCAGCGACGGCGACGAGTTCGCGTGCGGCGACGTCATTGGCTTGATCGCGGTCGCCGGCGAGTCGGAGACGCCCGAAGCCGCGGCCGCCGCCGCACCGCGCGAACGCGTCGTCGAAACGCCGCTGCCGGCGACGTCGCCCGCTGCCGAGTCCGTTCATCACGCCGTCGACGGCGGCCGCACCATCGCATCGCCGGCTGCGCGCCGGCTCGCACGCGAACGCGGCGTCGCATTGCGCGAGGTCCGCGGGACGGGGCCGCGCGGCCGCATCACGATGGCGGACGTTGCGGAACGCGCAGAACGGCGACCGCCGCAGCCGGAGCGCGTCCCGTCCCGTAATGGTTTTCCGCCGCAGCTTCCGATCGAACGGCGCGCCATTTACCGCAAGATGACCGACGTCGCGTCGATCCCGCTCGCGCAGGTCGAGACGGTCGCCGTCGCCGACGCCGTCAAAGCCCTCATCGACGCGCGGCGCGATTTCCGCTGGACGGCGTTCGCGGTGTTCGCGATCGCGCGTCTGCTGCGCGAGCACGACCGCCTGCGCATCGACGCGAGTACCGGCGCGCCGTTCGAGGCGCTCGACATCGGCGTCGCCGCCGACACGCCGCAGGGGCTCATCGTCCCCGTCGTCCGCGACGCCGGTTCGCGTTCGCTCGCCGAGATCGAGCACGAGATCCAGCGGCTCGCCACCGCCGCGCGCAGCGGGACGCTGCGTCCCGACGATCTTGGCGGCGCGTGCTTCTCGCTCTCCAACGTCGGGCCGCAAGGGATCGAACGTGTCGCGCCGCTTCCCGATCCGCCGCAGACGGCGATCCTCGGCATCGGCGCGGCGACCCAGCGTCCTGCCGTCGTCGACGGCACGCTGCGCGCGGCGACGATGCTGACCTGCGTGCTCACCTTCGATCACCGTCACGTCGACGGCGCGCCGGCGGCGCGTTTTCTCGCCGACTTCGCGCGGGCGTGCGCCGCGCCGGGAGTGCTGCTGTAA
- a CDS encoding SDR family NAD(P)-dependent oxidoreductase, giving the protein MQWFGDHEPTAIVTGGASGIGKATCELLAKDGYRVAVADRDRAGAEAVAHAIDGYAFAVDVADEASVIALFEAAAAAFDGRLDALATPAGIAETTPFLELTPEIFRRVNEINVVGTFLCIRAAAKRMREGGRICTVASVAGKRGGGLSGTGAYAASKGAVLALSRSAARALAPQGIAVNCVAPGPTLTPMLDRPFSDPNQKQRVESMTLLGRSGDPREIAEAIAWLLSPRSSYVVGETVTVDGGLMLD; this is encoded by the coding sequence ATGCAATGGTTCGGCGACCACGAGCCCACCGCGATCGTGACCGGCGGCGCGTCGGGGATCGGCAAAGCGACGTGCGAACTGCTGGCAAAGGACGGCTACCGCGTTGCGGTCGCCGATCGCGACCGGGCCGGCGCCGAGGCGGTTGCGCACGCGATCGACGGCTACGCGTTCGCCGTCGACGTCGCCGACGAAGCGTCGGTCATCGCGCTCTTCGAAGCGGCGGCGGCCGCGTTCGACGGCCGGCTCGATGCGCTGGCGACGCCGGCCGGGATCGCCGAGACGACGCCGTTCCTCGAGCTCACGCCGGAGATCTTCCGCCGCGTCAACGAGATCAACGTGGTCGGCACGTTCTTGTGCATCCGCGCAGCCGCGAAGCGGATGCGCGAAGGCGGCCGGATCTGCACCGTCGCCAGCGTCGCCGGGAAACGCGGCGGCGGTCTCTCGGGGACGGGCGCCTACGCCGCGAGCAAAGGCGCGGTGCTTGCGCTCTCGCGCAGCGCCGCGCGCGCGCTCGCGCCGCAGGGGATCGCGGTGAATTGCGTCGCGCCCGGACCGACCCTTACGCCGATGCTCGATCGCCCGTTCAGCGATCCCAACCAGAAACAGCGCGTCGAGAGCATGACCCTGCTCGGACGCTCGGGAGATCCCCGCGAGATCGCCGAGGCGATCGCGTGGCTGCTCTCACCGCGATCGTCGTACGTCGTCGGGGAGACGGTGACGGTCGACGGCGGACTCATGCTGGACTAA
- a CDS encoding TRAP transporter substrate-binding protein yields the protein MTDPTTRPGSISRGRFAAGTAAALASIAVIKAPARAAQFAYKYASNVSIDHPLNVRMKECWTAVNRETNGALEVQIFPNNQLGGDTQALQQLRSGALQFFTLDGGILQSVVPVAAIQAVGFAFSDSRQAFGAMDGALGDYVRDAIRAAGLYVHPKMWENGMRQITSSSKPIRNAADLEGFKIRTPPGALWVDLFKSLGAAPAPLNFSEVYTALQTHVFDGQENPYAIIDVGRLYEVQKYLSVTNHMWSAFHFLGNADAWKALPPNVQASVERNVAKYALLQRRDTQLRNESLAEKLVRRGMTLNRADTSGFRTKLSSSGFYTRWKATFGEKAWSLLEKTSGKLA from the coding sequence ATGACCGACCCGACCACGCGCCCCGGATCGATCTCGCGCGGCCGCTTCGCCGCCGGGACGGCCGCGGCGCTCGCCTCGATCGCGGTGATCAAGGCACCCGCGCGCGCCGCCCAGTTCGCGTATAAGTACGCCAGCAACGTCTCCATCGACCATCCGCTCAACGTGCGGATGAAAGAATGCTGGACGGCCGTCAACCGCGAGACGAACGGCGCGCTCGAAGTCCAGATCTTTCCGAACAACCAGCTCGGCGGCGACACGCAGGCGCTGCAGCAGCTGCGTTCGGGCGCGCTGCAGTTCTTCACCCTCGACGGCGGAATTCTGCAGTCGGTCGTGCCGGTCGCGGCGATCCAAGCGGTGGGTTTCGCGTTCAGCGATTCGCGGCAGGCGTTCGGCGCGATGGACGGGGCGCTGGGCGACTACGTGCGCGACGCGATCCGCGCCGCCGGCCTCTACGTGCATCCCAAGATGTGGGAGAACGGGATGCGTCAGATCACGTCGTCGAGCAAGCCGATCCGCAACGCGGCCGATCTCGAAGGCTTCAAGATCCGCACGCCGCCCGGCGCGCTGTGGGTCGATCTCTTCAAGTCGCTCGGCGCCGCGCCGGCGCCACTCAACTTCAGCGAAGTCTACACCGCGCTGCAGACGCACGTCTTCGACGGTCAGGAGAATCCGTACGCGATCATCGACGTCGGCCGGCTATACGAGGTGCAGAAGTATCTCAGCGTGACCAACCACATGTGGTCCGCCTTTCACTTCCTGGGCAACGCGGATGCCTGGAAGGCGCTTCCGCCCAACGTGCAGGCGTCGGTCGAACGCAACGTCGCCAAGTACGCGCTCCTCCAGCGCCGCGACACGCAGCTGCGCAACGAATCGCTGGCGGAGAAGCTCGTGCGTCGCGGGATGACGCTCAACCGCGCCGACACCAGCGGCTTCCGTACCAAACTCTCCAGTTCCGGATTCTACACGCGCTGGAAAGCCACGTTCGGCGAAAAAGCCTGGTCGCTGCTGGAGAAGACCTCCGGGAAGCTGGCATAG
- a CDS encoding energy transducer TonB, whose product MNEAALGLCPNPRCENGRIGTAVERYPGPGEYCPLCGDYLQPVERGAAPPAPAAAPPQPPIVAAHPAVMPPPAEPPPSAVVPAAETVAPAEAVAPAEKVAAPAQASALRPVAAAAAVPKEAVPLDAPHAGSSPAPATPRPRPRGRMLAGIVGAGVLASAVAAFAFLHPTGRPAPTGHDDGQPPTSTSFRAADLDAVATAPATAGRIVKPRKAKSRAAESTRVKPSPQARRSPQATPSPQASSSPQASLSPQASVTPAAAASKPPKTAASRSLASRAGASVQRHGSPAKNPAHDATTVSTATSIPPAVASVASALPASQGSPADATPTPRSTPSPLACSRPDLPPTVLRAATPETAPMAQLQGVVGTVRVVVSLNAQSRVVAARVESSPSVLLNRSALAAARTSQFKTQIKNCEPVAADFLFDVTFQ is encoded by the coding sequence GTGAACGAAGCCGCGCTGGGCCTTTGCCCGAATCCGCGTTGCGAGAACGGGCGCATCGGCACCGCGGTCGAGCGGTATCCCGGGCCGGGTGAATACTGCCCGCTCTGCGGCGATTATCTCCAGCCGGTCGAACGCGGTGCTGCGCCGCCCGCACCTGCGGCGGCGCCGCCGCAGCCACCGATCGTGGCGGCACATCCCGCGGTGATGCCGCCGCCGGCGGAGCCGCCACCGAGTGCCGTCGTGCCCGCCGCGGAGACCGTCGCACCCGCCGAGGCCGTCGCCCCCGCCGAGAAGGTCGCCGCGCCCGCCCAGGCCTCCGCGCTCAGGCCCGTCGCCGCCGCTGCCGCCGTCCCCAAGGAAGCGGTACCCCTCGATGCGCCACACGCGGGATCGTCACCGGCGCCGGCGACACCGCGTCCCCGCCCGCGGGGGCGCATGCTCGCGGGGATCGTCGGCGCCGGGGTGCTGGCGAGCGCCGTCGCCGCATTCGCGTTCCTCCATCCGACGGGGCGGCCTGCTCCGACGGGGCACGACGACGGGCAGCCGCCGACGTCGACGTCGTTTCGCGCGGCGGATCTCGACGCCGTCGCAACCGCACCGGCGACCGCCGGCCGGATCGTCAAGCCGAGAAAGGCGAAGTCGCGCGCGGCGGAGTCGACGCGCGTGAAGCCGTCGCCGCAAGCGCGGCGGTCGCCGCAGGCGACCCCGTCACCGCAGGCGTCGTCGTCGCCGCAGGCGTCGCTCTCACCGCAAGCGTCGGTGACTCCGGCCGCGGCGGCGAGCAAGCCGCCGAAGACCGCGGCATCACGATCGCTCGCGAGCCGCGCCGGCGCAAGCGTACAGCGACACGGTTCGCCGGCGAAGAACCCTGCGCACGACGCTACGACGGTCTCGACCGCGACGAGCATCCCCCCTGCGGTTGCGAGCGTTGCGAGTGCGTTACCCGCGAGCCAGGGGTCGCCCGCCGATGCGACGCCGACTCCGCGGTCCACGCCGTCGCCGCTCGCCTGCTCCCGTCCCGATCTGCCGCCGACCGTGCTGCGAGCCGCAACCCCGGAAACGGCGCCGATGGCGCAGCTTCAAGGGGTCGTCGGAACCGTGCGGGTTGTCGTGTCGCTGAACGCACAAAGCCGCGTCGTCGCGGCCCGCGTCGAGAGCTCGCCGAGCGTCCTGCTCAACCGCTCCGCCCTCGCCGCGGCGCGCACGTCACAGTTCAAGACGCAGATCAAGAACTGCGAACCTGTCGCCGCGGACTTCCTTTTCGACGTGACGTTTCAGTAG
- the sufU gene encoding Fe-S cluster assembly sulfur transfer protein SufU: protein MDDFYKEYILDHYRNPRNFGHLERVDASAEDLNPLCGDTIRMELLVADGKVADVRFSGKGCAISQASASMLTESIKGMPLEDVARLPQDAVLENVGIGISPTRMKCAMLGLKVLKSAALGEIASWPDESR, encoded by the coding sequence ATGGACGATTTTTACAAAGAGTACATTCTCGATCACTACCGCAATCCGCGGAATTTCGGGCACCTGGAGCGAGTCGACGCGTCGGCCGAGGATCTGAATCCGCTGTGCGGCGATACGATCCGCATGGAGCTGCTCGTCGCCGACGGGAAGGTCGCCGACGTGCGATTCAGCGGGAAGGGCTGCGCGATCTCGCAGGCGTCGGCGTCGATGCTGACCGAAAGCATCAAAGGGATGCCGCTCGAAGACGTCGCGCGACTGCCGCAGGACGCCGTGCTCGAGAACGTCGGGATCGGCATATCACCGACCCGCATGAAATGCGCGATGCTCGGATTGAAAGTTCTCAAGAGCGCTGCACTCGGCGAGATCGCATCCTGGCCCGACGAATCGCGCTGA
- a CDS encoding cysteine desulfurase — protein MLAADPKEARIAADFPILATTNSRGKRLVYLDSAASSQKPRAVIASLVDYYEHYNANIHRGVYEIAARATDAFEAARAKVARFVNAADTAEIIWTRNTTEAINLVSFSWGLANLGPGDAILTTQLEHHSNLVPWQLLAAKTGAQLRYIPADADGELVLDDLETLLDGVKLVALTHVSNTIGSIAPLDVIVPRAHAHGAVVLVDAAQSVPHMPVDVQALDVDFLAASGHKMCGPTGIGFLYGKRALLEAMPPFLTGGDMIKRVSYETTSFNELPWKFEAGTSNIADAIGLGAAVDYLSAIGMEWIRAHEIRLTAYALDALRGLEARGLHVYGTRDAARRGGVISFNFGDIHAHDLASILDTEGVCVRAGHHCTMPLMEKMGWPATARASFYLYTTEADVDALVRALDKAAGVFGLG, from the coding sequence ATGCTGGCCGCCGACCCCAAAGAAGCGCGCATCGCCGCCGACTTTCCGATCCTCGCGACGACGAACTCCCGCGGGAAACGCCTGGTCTATCTCGACTCGGCGGCGTCGTCGCAGAAGCCGCGCGCCGTGATCGCGTCGCTGGTCGACTACTACGAGCACTACAACGCCAACATCCACCGCGGCGTCTACGAGATCGCCGCGCGCGCGACCGACGCGTTCGAGGCGGCGCGCGCCAAAGTGGCGCGCTTCGTCAACGCGGCCGACACCGCCGAGATCATCTGGACCCGCAACACGACCGAGGCGATCAACCTTGTCTCGTTCTCGTGGGGCCTGGCCAACCTCGGCCCGGGCGACGCGATCCTCACGACCCAGCTGGAGCACCATTCGAACCTCGTGCCGTGGCAGCTCCTGGCGGCGAAGACCGGCGCGCAGCTGCGCTACATCCCGGCCGACGCCGACGGCGAGCTCGTGCTCGACGATCTCGAGACGCTGCTCGACGGCGTGAAGCTCGTCGCGCTCACGCACGTCTCGAACACGATCGGCTCGATCGCGCCGCTCGACGTCATCGTCCCGCGTGCGCACGCGCACGGCGCGGTCGTGCTGGTGGATGCCGCCCAGTCGGTGCCGCACATGCCCGTCGACGTGCAGGCCCTCGACGTTGACTTCCTCGCCGCGAGCGGTCACAAGATGTGCGGACCGACCGGGATCGGGTTTCTCTACGGCAAGCGCGCGCTGCTCGAAGCGATGCCGCCGTTCCTTACCGGCGGCGACATGATCAAACGCGTCTCCTACGAGACGACGTCGTTCAACGAACTCCCCTGGAAGTTCGAAGCGGGGACCAGCAATATCGCCGACGCGATCGGCCTGGGTGCCGCGGTCGACTACTTGAGCGCGATCGGGATGGAGTGGATTCGCGCGCACGAGATCCGGCTGACCGCGTATGCGCTCGACGCGCTGCGCGGGCTCGAAGCGCGCGGCCTGCACGTCTACGGAACCCGCGACGCAGCGCGGCGCGGCGGCGTGATCTCGTTCAACTTCGGCGACATCCACGCGCACGATCTCGCGTCGATCCTCGACACCGAAGGCGTCTGCGTGCGCGCAGGCCACCACTGCACGATGCCGCTGATGGAGAAAATGGGCTGGCCCGCAACCGCGCGCGCCTCGTTCTATCTCTACACCACCGAAGCCGACGTCGACGCGCTGGTACGCGCGCTCGACAAAGCCGCCGGCGTCTTCGGTCTCGGTTAG
- the sufD gene encoding Fe-S cluster assembly protein SufD, translating to MPNTAAAETLAAIPFAPTRPTLDAAIDALDALGSAGGGAVDAQARRDAFARYEELPVPGMRPGRGWKHDYAKLAFDDLTWASGRREQTISPLAALAVRGAERAVARDDASLEIVVDRPALETANAGGLVHLGAVYLDAPVDAPDSRVVVLPLADARASHGELLAAVLHRIVDPRGDRFAALAAAFQNCGAFVYVPDGVVLDAPIQLVFANSEARDEAIFPHIVVVLGRGARATVIERHLGDGAPFVCGIVEAQVGERAQLDYVTVQQLDEQARIAFTRSARCERDGAIRWHLAELGATLARTVLGAQLDAEGANADTSALFFNTRLQHVDLQTSTIHAVGNTTSDTVVRSAATDRGQGRYIGNIVIRPKAHGSDASLRDDALLLSKRAHIDSIPALEIAANDVKAFHGATVGSLDEDALFYTSSRGIARPEALRMITLGFFEPVIGRFPSEALRDEVRSALDGKIDDATELD from the coding sequence GTGCCTAACACCGCCGCCGCCGAGACGCTCGCGGCGATTCCGTTCGCGCCGACGCGGCCAACGCTCGACGCCGCGATCGACGCCCTGGATGCGCTCGGCTCCGCCGGCGGCGGTGCGGTCGACGCGCAGGCGCGGCGCGATGCGTTCGCGCGTTACGAAGAGCTGCCGGTGCCCGGGATGCGTCCCGGCCGCGGCTGGAAGCACGACTACGCGAAGCTCGCCTTCGACGATCTGACGTGGGCGAGCGGACGCCGCGAGCAAACGATCTCGCCGCTCGCCGCACTCGCCGTACGCGGCGCGGAACGCGCCGTAGCACGCGACGACGCGTCGCTCGAAATCGTCGTCGACCGCCCGGCGCTCGAAACCGCCAACGCCGGCGGGCTCGTCCATCTCGGCGCGGTCTACCTCGACGCACCCGTCGACGCTCCGGACAGCCGCGTCGTCGTTCTGCCGCTCGCGGACGCGCGCGCCTCGCACGGCGAGCTGCTCGCAGCGGTGCTCCATCGCATCGTCGATCCGCGCGGCGACCGCTTCGCGGCGCTCGCCGCGGCGTTCCAGAACTGCGGCGCGTTCGTCTATGTCCCCGACGGCGTCGTCCTCGACGCGCCGATCCAACTGGTGTTCGCGAACTCCGAAGCGCGCGACGAGGCGATCTTCCCGCACATCGTCGTCGTCCTCGGCCGCGGGGCACGCGCGACGGTCATCGAGCGGCATCTCGGCGACGGCGCGCCGTTCGTCTGCGGGATCGTCGAAGCGCAGGTCGGCGAGCGCGCGCAGCTCGACTACGTCACCGTCCAGCAGCTCGACGAGCAGGCGCGGATCGCGTTCACGCGCAGCGCGCGCTGCGAGCGTGACGGTGCGATCCGCTGGCACCTCGCCGAACTCGGCGCGACCCTGGCGCGCACCGTCCTCGGCGCGCAGCTCGACGCCGAGGGCGCGAACGCCGATACGTCGGCGCTCTTCTTCAACACGCGCCTTCAGCACGTCGACCTGCAGACGTCGACGATCCACGCCGTCGGCAACACGACCTCCGACACCGTCGTGCGCAGCGCCGCGACCGATCGCGGTCAAGGCCGCTATATCGGGAACATCGTCATCCGGCCGAAGGCCCACGGCTCCGACGCGTCGCTGCGCGACGACGCGCTGCTGCTCTCGAAGCGCGCGCACATCGACTCGATCCCGGCGCTCGAGATCGCGGCGAACGACGTCAAGGCGTTCCACGGCGCGACCGTCGGCTCGCTCGATGAGGACGCGCTGTTCTATACGTCCAGCCGCGGGATCGCGCGGCCCGAGGCGCTGCGGATGATCACGCTGGGATTCTTCGAACCCGTCATCGGCCGGTTCCCGAGCGAAGCGCTGCGCGACGAAGTGCGTTCCGCGCTCGACGGCAAGATCGACGACGCGACGGAGCTCGACTGA
- the sufC gene encoding Fe-S cluster assembly ATPase SufC: MSNARGLITRDLRVAVQGNEILKGIDLTVEPGRVHALMGPNGSGKSTLAFTIAGHPGYQVESGSVTLDGEEMLELAPDKRAKAGLFLSFQYPAAIPGVSVANFLRTARQSVRPGDLTPAKFRQLVFEKLDVLDMDPAFLGRYVNDGFSGGEKKRLEMLQMAILAPKYAILDETDSGLDVDALQSVGRAATALRESDDGRDMGFLVITHYPRILRHLPADVVHVMMDGRIVKTGGPDLAERIEREGYDTIRDEAAAARA; this comes from the coding sequence ATGTCCAACGCGCGCGGTCTGATTACGCGCGACCTGCGGGTCGCGGTCCAAGGGAACGAGATCCTCAAGGGGATCGATCTTACCGTCGAGCCGGGGCGCGTGCACGCGCTCATGGGGCCGAACGGCAGCGGCAAATCGACGCTCGCGTTCACGATCGCCGGCCATCCGGGCTACCAGGTCGAGAGCGGCTCGGTGACGCTCGACGGCGAGGAGATGCTCGAGCTCGCGCCCGACAAGCGGGCCAAGGCGGGGCTCTTCCTCTCCTTTCAGTACCCGGCGGCGATCCCGGGCGTCTCGGTGGCAAACTTCCTGCGCACGGCGCGCCAATCCGTACGCCCCGGCGACCTGACGCCCGCCAAGTTCCGCCAGCTGGTCTTCGAGAAGCTCGACGTCCTCGACATGGATCCGGCCTTTCTCGGCCGCTACGTGAACGACGGCTTCTCCGGCGGCGAAAAGAAGCGCCTGGAGATGCTGCAGATGGCGATCCTCGCGCCGAAGTACGCGATCCTCGACGAGACCGACTCCGGGCTCGACGTCGATGCCCTGCAGTCGGTGGGCCGCGCGGCGACCGCGCTGCGCGAGAGCGACGACGGACGCGACATGGGCTTTCTCGTCATCACCCACTACCCGCGCATTCTGCGCCATCTCCCGGCCGACGTCGTCCACGTGATGATGGACGGCCGGATCGTCAAGACGGGCGGCCCCGATCTCGCCGAACGGATCGAGCGCGAAGGCTACGACACAATCCGTGACGAGGCCGCCGCCGCTCGTGCCTAA